CTTCGCGTTCGCCATGCCCTTGGCGACCTCGTTCGCGCCCTGGGCCGCGCCACTTTGCGGTACGGCCTCGCCTTCACGCTCGGTCACTTCCGACAGGCGCGCCGCCAGCTGCTCGGGCGTGTCGGCGGCAATGCCCAGCCAGGCGCCCTGCGTCAGCGTGATGTGCGCGGCCTCGAAGGTACCGGCGCCCGCGCAGAGGATGGTGCGGTTGGGTGCGTCCTGCGCGGCCAGCACCAGCATCGCGGGCACCACGGCCTCGGGGCGGAAGGCTTCGAGCATTTCCTTGGGGAACAGGTCCTCCGTCATGCGGGTGGCGGCGGTGGGCGCCAGGCAGTTCACGCGGATGTCGTTCTTCGCGCCCTCGATGCTCAGCGTCTGCATGAGGCCCACCAGCGCGAGCTTGGCCGCGCCGTAGTTGCTCTGGCCGAAGTTGCCGTACAGGCCGGTGGACGAGGTCGTCATCACGATGCGGCCGTACTTCTGCTCGTTCATGAGCGCCCAGACGGCCTTGGTGCAGTTCACGGCGCCCATCAGGTGCACGTCGACCACCAGCTTGAAGTCGGCCAGCTCCATCTTGGCGAAGCTCTTGTCGCGCAGGATGCCGGCGTTGTTGACGAGGATGTCGACGCGGCCCCAGGCATCGACCGCCTGCTTGACCATGGCCTGCACCGCCTCGAAGTCGGTGACGGATGCGCCGTTGGCAATGGCCTCGCCGCCGGCCGCCTTGATTTCGTCGACCACCGCCTGCGCGGCGCTCACCGAACCGCCGGAGCCGTCGCGCGCGCCGCCCAGGTCGTTGACCACCACCTTGGCGCCGCGCGCCGCCAACGCCAATGCATGCTGACGACCCAGGCCGCCGCCCGCGCCGGTCACGATGGCCACGCGGCCCTTGAAGTCGATGTTGCTGCTGCTGTTGCTCATGTCTCTCTGTCGCTTTCCTGGGGAGTTGCCGTTGTCCGGTTGCCGCTAGAGCGGCAGCGTGGCGTTTTACCCCAGAAAGGCGCGCGACCCAGTCATGCGCGCGTCAGCCGGCGTCACCCTGCATCAGCCGGGAAGGGACGCGCGCACCTGCGCACAAAAGTCCACCAGCTGGTCGAGCTCGGCCGACTTGTCGAAGAAGGCATCGGCACCCAGTTGCCGCGAACGCTCGCGCATGGCGGCGTTGGCGTAGTTGCTCAGCACGATCACCTTCTGGTGCGGAGCCCGGTGGCGGCAGGCACGGATCACGCCCAGCCCGTTGCCGCGCCGCAGGAACAGGTCGACGATGGTCAGGTCCCAGTCGCCGGTGTGCTGATGCAGCCAGGCCACGGCCTCCTCCTCGGTGCTGGCGGAGGCCACCACCTTGGCGTCGGTCACGTCTTCCAGGAATCCGACGAGGTTCTCGCGAATCACGGGGCTGTCCTCGACTAGATAGGCCTTGAAGGTCATGGGGAGGTCGCGAGGTCGGTGCTTGCGCGGTGCATGGAGGCATCCTCGCAGCCCCACGGCCGCGCGCGGTGAGCCATGCAGGCCAATGCCTGTAGGTCATCGGCCACCGCTGCTGTCGGTCATTCCGTGCCTATGGACGTCTGCCGAGTCCTATTCCGGGCGTCGGCAACTGCTGAATGCCCTGCCGGGCCGCCGCCGCGTCCTGCACCGCCATCGCGCGCTCGAAGCCCGCGCGCGAACTCAGGCGCTTCCAGTACTGCTGCACCCCGGGGCCGAAGCGCTCTTGATGACCCAGCACCCTGGCCAGCAGCAACGCGTAGCCGATCGAGATGTCGGCCGCCGTGAACCGGCCGGCGCATGCGAAGTCTTGCGCCTCCAGCAGCCTCTCGAGCGCTCGCAGGCGCACGAAAAAGAACTGGGCGTAGTCCTCCGCGGCCTGGGGCTGGCGGCGGTCTTCCGGCTCCAGCAGGGTGTAGCGAAGCACCAGGGTCTGCGGAAAGGTCAGCGAGGCCTCGCCGAAGTGAAGCCAGTTCAGGTAGTCCCCATAGCCGGCCTCCTCGCGCTCCACGTTCAGCGAGGTGGGGGCGTTGATGCTGGCCAGGTACTGGCAGATGGCCGCCGACTCGGTCATGCGCGTTTCGCCATCAACCAGCAGAGGCACCGTGCCCTGCGGGTTGATCTTGAGGTACTCGCGGTGCAGCACCCGCGGCGGAAACGGCAGCATCTCCAGCCGGTAGGAAGCGCCGAGTTCCTCGAGCATCCAGAGAACGCGGAACGAACGTGCATTCGCGCAGTGGTAGAGCGTGATCATCGGATGGAGGGCTCGACGCCGGGAGTTGCCGCGCCGATGGTCGCACGCACGCTCCACGGTGCCTTGCGTCGATTGGCTGCGGCGAGCGCAGCCAGTCGGCGCAAGTTTTCTTCCGTGCCGGCGAATAGCCTGCGGACTCTTGCGATAGCCGATCACGATTGCGGAGTGTCCATGCCGTCCCTGAAATCGAAAACCCTCTTCATCACCGGTGCCAGCCGTGGCATCGGCAAGGCCATTGCCCTGAGGGCCGCACGCGATGGCGCCAACATCGTGGTCGCGGCCAAGACGGCAACGGCCGACCCCCGCCTGCCCGGCACGATCCACAGCGCAGCCGAAGAAATCGTCGCGGCCGGCGGACAGGCGCTCGCGGTGGTCGTCGACGTGCGTGACGAAGCCCAGGTCCGCAGCGCCGTCGACGCTGCGGTGGCACGCTTCGGCGGCATCGACATCCTGGTCAACAACGCCAGCGCGATCCATCTCGAGACGGTGGAGCGCACGCCGATGAAGCGCTACGACCTGATGTTCGAGATCAACGCACGGGGCAGCTACCTGTGCGCGCAGGCCTGCCTGCCGCATCTCGAAAAGGCGGCCAACCCGCACATCCTGACCCTGTCGCCGCCGCTGGACATGAACCCCAAGTGGTTCGCGCGCCATGCGGCCTACACCACGTCGAAGTACGCGATGAGCATGCTCAGCCGCGGCCTCGCCGAAGAGCTGCGCGGGCGCGGCATTGCGAGCAACTCGCTGTGGCCGCGCACCGTCATCGCCACCAGCGCGCTGCGCATCGCGGCTCCCGACGTGGCGGGACAGGCGCGCCTGCCAACCATCATGGCGGACGCCGCGTGGCACATCCTGACCCGACCGAGCCGCGAGCTCACCGGCCAGCTGCTGATCGACGAGCAGGTGCTGCGCGATGCCGGCGTCACCGACTTCGAACCCTACCTGGTAACGCCGGGTGTCGAGCCGCTGATCGACTTTTTCGTGGAACCGTGACCAGGCCGCCGTGCCGCCCCAAGGAGACCATCGCATGCAAGCAGCCGACGCCGAACGCGCAAGCATCGCTCGCATTTCGCTCGCAGACGTCGTGCGGCGCAGCGCGAGGCGAGATCCAGACAAGATCGCCGTCATCCAGGGTGATCGGCGGGTCACGTTCGCGGCGCTCGATGCCGCGAGCGAGCGCGTGGGCGAGGCACTGCGCGACCAAGGGCTCGCCGATCGCCGCATCGCGACGATGTGCGTCAACTCGATCGAGCACCTCGCGGCCATCCAGGCCATTCACAAGTCGGGCAACGTCTGGGTGCCGGTCAATGTCCAGCTCGATGCGGCCTCCATCGAGCATGTGCTGAGCCACGCCGAGGCCAGCGCGGTTTTCATCGACGCAGCGCTGTTCGAAGTGGCTGCGCTGCGCACGCTGGTCGAGCGCCTGGGCCTGCTGACGGTGGTGATCGGCGCACAACACCGGGCCACCGCCGGCACGCTGCATTTCGACGCGCTGGCATCGCGCCCGCCGGCGCAGCCGCTGGCCATCGCCCGCGGCGATGACGACCTCGCGCTCATCATGTACACCAGCGGCACCACGGGAAAGCAGAAGGGCGTGATGCATTCCCACCGCTCGGTCCATGGCGCGCTGCTGAGCTGCGCGCAAAGCTTCGAGGCCACCGAGCGCGATGTCGTCGTCTCGGTGCTGCCGCTGTTCCACTGCGCCCAGCACGCCATCAGCACCGGTGCATTGATGGTCGGGGCAACGCTGTGGCTCGCCAACGGCTTCGATCCGGCGGCAATGCTGGCGGCCATCGGGCGCGAACGCATCACCTGGCTGTCGTGCCTGCCGATGATGTTCGATGCGCTGATGAAGCACCCGCAGCGCCCGCAAACCGACTTCTCGTCGCTGCGCGTGTGCATGTACGGCCTGGCGCCGATGCCGAAGAACCTGCTCGCGGACATTCGGCGCGACATGTGCGCCGACGTGCGCCTGGGCACCGGCCAGACCGAGATGTACCCGCCGACCATGGTCTACCGCGCGAGCGACCATCCGGGCAAGGACGGCAACTGCTGGGGCGTGTCGGTGGCGGGGGTGGAGACCGCCGTCATGGACGACGACGGCCGGCTGCTCGGGCCGGGCCAGGTCGGCGAGATCGTCCATCGCGGGCCCAACGTCTTTCTCGGCTACCTCAAGGACCCGGAGGCCACCGCCGCGGCGCGCCGCTTCGGATGGCACCACACCGGCGACATCGGCATGTTCGACGCCGACGGGCACATGCTGTTTCTCGACCGCAAGAAGGACATGATCAAGACCGGCGGAGAGAACGTCTCCAGCGTCAAGCTGGAGGCCGTGCTGCTCGCCCACCCTGCCGTCAGCGCCGCGGCCGTGGTGGGCCTGCCGCATCCGCACTGGGGCGAGGCGGTTGCCGCATTCGTGGTCTTGCGCCGCAATGACGGCTCATGCGGCGAAGACGAACTGCTGGCGTTCTGCAAGGAGCGCCTCGGCCGGTTCGAAGTGCCCAAGTCGATCCGCTTCATCGACGGGATGCCGATGACGCCGACGGGCAAGATCCAGAAATTCCAGCTGCGCAGCGCCCACCTGGCGCTCTTCGAGTTCGCGCAAGGATAGGCGCGGTGCGCAGCGGGTTCAGGACCCGCTAGGCAGCGACCGCCATGCGGCCGCGCGCCATGCCCAGCCGCGCGGGCGAGACGTACTGCTCGCGGTAGATCTCGAAGGGCATGGTGTCGGCCGCCTCGATGCGCTTCTGCTCCTGGATCGACTCGGCCGTCATCTGCTCGAACTCGGCCTGTTGCGCGGCCGAGAACGGCAGGCCCAGCAGCGCGGCACGGGTCTGCTCCGACTGGGCACGCACGAAGCCGATGAAGGAGTTGCCGTGGTCTTTCTCGATGGCCGCGAGCACGCGGGCCGAGGGCAGGCTGTCGGGGTTCTGCAGCGCGGCCCTGGCAGCGCGCACTGCGTCGGCATGCGCCGTGCCGCTTAGTGCCGCGTCGAGCGCGGCGGCAATGGGCAGGCACTGCTCGACCAGCTCCAGGCCCCAGTCGGCCAGCGCCACTTCGCGTCCGTCGCGCTGCAGCTTCAGGCCCGGCTCGCGGCCGCGCGCGGCCGTGAGGTGCTGGTTGTGCGCGAGGTCGGCGATTTCCTGCGGCGTGTCGTCGGGGCTGTCGCTCAGCAGGCAGTGCAGCAGGAACACGTCGATGAAGCGCATGGTCTGCGCGTTGATGCCGACGGTCTCGAACGGGTCAAGGTCCATCAGGCGCACTTCGACGTACTCCACGCCGCGCTCGCGCAGCGCATGCAGCGGGCGCTCGCCGGGGTTGATCACGCGCTTGGGGCGGATGGTGCCGTAGAACTCGTTCTCGATCTGCAGCAGGCTGGTGCCCAGCTGGTTGTAGTCGCCGCCGAGGTTGCGGATGCCGATGGATTCGTACGCCGGCCACGGGCGCGTGAGCGCGTCCTGCAGCGAGGCGCCGTAGCCGTCGAGGCTGTTGTAGCTCACGGCCAGCGAGGCCTGCGCGTCACTCTGGTAGCCCAGGCGGCCCATGCGCAGCGAGGTGCCGTGCGGCATGAACATGCTGCCGTCGCCCAGCGGCTGCAGCTCGTGCGGTCGGCCCGCCACGAAGCTCGAACACAGGGCCGGCGAGGCGCCGAACAGGTACAGCAGCAAGAAGGCCTGGCGGCGGAAATTGCGGATCAGCGCGAAGTACTGTTCGCTCGACACGTCGGGCAGCGACCAGTTGTAGTGAATACCCGAGATGGTCTGCATGCGGCGGCCATAGCGGTGGCTCAGGCCCATGCGGTAGACGCTCTTGGCGCGGCCCACGTTCGAGGAGCCATAGCGGCCGATCGGAATGGTCTCGTCGGTCGGCAGGCCGCAGGGCATGCTCGACACCCACAGGCGCTCGTCGCCCAGGCCGTCGAGCACGCGGTAGGTGAACTGGTGCACCCGCGTGAGTTCTTCGAGCGCCGATTCGACGTTCGCGTGCACGCCCGTGATGAGTTCGAGCTGCGATTCGCTGAAGTCGGTCGTGATGTGCGGATGCGTGAGCGCGGAGCCCAGGGCCACGGGATGCGGCGTCAGCGCAAGCTTGCCGTCCGGCAGAGCGCGCAGGCTTTCCTTCTCGATGCCACGTCGCAT
This is a stretch of genomic DNA from Variovorax paradoxus. It encodes these proteins:
- a CDS encoding SDR family NAD(P)-dependent oxidoreductase, with translation MSNSSSNIDFKGRVAIVTGAGGGLGRQHALALAARGAKVVVNDLGGARDGSGGSVSAAQAVVDEIKAAGGEAIANGASVTDFEAVQAMVKQAVDAWGRVDILVNNAGILRDKSFAKMELADFKLVVDVHLMGAVNCTKAVWALMNEQKYGRIVMTTSSTGLYGNFGQSNYGAAKLALVGLMQTLSIEGAKNDIRVNCLAPTAATRMTEDLFPKEMLEAFRPEAVVPAMLVLAAQDAPNRTILCAGAGTFEAAHITLTQGAWLGIAADTPEQLAARLSEVTEREGEAVPQSGAAQGANEVAKGMANAKRG
- a CDS encoding response regulator, which translates into the protein MTFKAYLVEDSPVIRENLVGFLEDVTDAKVVASASTEEEAVAWLHQHTGDWDLTIVDLFLRRGNGLGVIRACRHRAPHQKVIVLSNYANAAMRERSRQLGADAFFDKSAELDQLVDFCAQVRASLPG
- a CDS encoding glutathione S-transferase family protein — protein: MITLYHCANARSFRVLWMLEELGASYRLEMLPFPPRVLHREYLKINPQGTVPLLVDGETRMTESAAICQYLASINAPTSLNVEREEAGYGDYLNWLHFGEASLTFPQTLVLRYTLLEPEDRRQPQAAEDYAQFFFVRLRALERLLEAQDFACAGRFTAADISIGYALLLARVLGHQERFGPGVQQYWKRLSSRAGFERAMAVQDAAAARQGIQQLPTPGIGLGRRP
- a CDS encoding SDR family oxidoreductase: MPSLKSKTLFITGASRGIGKAIALRAARDGANIVVAAKTATADPRLPGTIHSAAEEIVAAGGQALAVVVDVRDEAQVRSAVDAAVARFGGIDILVNNASAIHLETVERTPMKRYDLMFEINARGSYLCAQACLPHLEKAANPHILTLSPPLDMNPKWFARHAAYTTSKYAMSMLSRGLAEELRGRGIASNSLWPRTVIATSALRIAAPDVAGQARLPTIMADAAWHILTRPSRELTGQLLIDEQVLRDAGVTDFEPYLVTPGVEPLIDFFVEP
- a CDS encoding class I adenylate-forming enzyme family protein produces the protein MQAADAERASIARISLADVVRRSARRDPDKIAVIQGDRRVTFAALDAASERVGEALRDQGLADRRIATMCVNSIEHLAAIQAIHKSGNVWVPVNVQLDAASIEHVLSHAEASAVFIDAALFEVAALRTLVERLGLLTVVIGAQHRATAGTLHFDALASRPPAQPLAIARGDDDLALIMYTSGTTGKQKGVMHSHRSVHGALLSCAQSFEATERDVVVSVLPLFHCAQHAISTGALMVGATLWLANGFDPAAMLAAIGRERITWLSCLPMMFDALMKHPQRPQTDFSSLRVCMYGLAPMPKNLLADIRRDMCADVRLGTGQTEMYPPTMVYRASDHPGKDGNCWGVSVAGVETAVMDDDGRLLGPGQVGEIVHRGPNVFLGYLKDPEATAAARRFGWHHTGDIGMFDADGHMLFLDRKKDMIKTGGENVSSVKLEAVLLAHPAVSAAAVVGLPHPHWGEAVAAFVVLRRNDGSCGEDELLAFCKERLGRFEVPKSIRFIDGMPMTPTGKIQKFQLRSAHLALFEFAQG
- the gshA gene encoding glutamate--cysteine ligase codes for the protein MSNRLQERLGALSAARLQGMRRGIEKESLRALPDGKLALTPHPVALGSALTHPHITTDFSESQLELITGVHANVESALEELTRVHQFTYRVLDGLGDERLWVSSMPCGLPTDETIPIGRYGSSNVGRAKSVYRMGLSHRYGRRMQTISGIHYNWSLPDVSSEQYFALIRNFRRQAFLLLYLFGASPALCSSFVAGRPHELQPLGDGSMFMPHGTSLRMGRLGYQSDAQASLAVSYNSLDGYGASLQDALTRPWPAYESIGIRNLGGDYNQLGTSLLQIENEFYGTIRPKRVINPGERPLHALRERGVEYVEVRLMDLDPFETVGINAQTMRFIDVFLLHCLLSDSPDDTPQEIADLAHNQHLTAARGREPGLKLQRDGREVALADWGLELVEQCLPIAAALDAALSGTAHADAVRAARAALQNPDSLPSARVLAAIEKDHGNSFIGFVRAQSEQTRAALLGLPFSAAQQAEFEQMTAESIQEQKRIEAADTMPFEIYREQYVSPARLGMARGRMAVAA